Sequence from the Terriglobales bacterium genome:
CTCCAAGGTAGATGAGTCCAGTTTGCAGTTAGCGAAGTGCCAGGGACTAGATGAGAAGTCCCGTCCCGTCCTGTCCCTGGCTACTAACGCTCGTTAGAACACGAACCGCACGCGCAACTGAATTACGCGAGGATCGTCTTGCACGGAGGAAACCCCGAAGTTGCCGTTCGTGGGGTTACCGTTATTGAAGCCGTCGAGATTCGAATCCGGCATCCAATAACGGTGACGATTAAAGGGATTGAAGAACTCGGCGCCGATTTCCGCGAACATGCCTTCCGTCACGGAAACTTTCTTCAGCAGGCTGAAGTTCTCGCTGTAGTAGGGAAGAACCGTGTTGCCGAGTACTGCGGGCGCGGTTCCAAACCAGACGTTCGGGTCGCGGTTGTAGTAGGCGGCGTAAGCTGCATTGCCGATCACACATCCGCCGGGGCAGTTGGTGTACTGAGGTGGTGCTGAGAACGCTGCCGGATTCAGAACGTCAACGGTGGCACCGGTAGCGTTGTAGCTCTGGACAGGATTCTGGCCAGTAAGGTTTGGACGAAGGTTGCCGTAGTAGCCCACCATGTCGAGGAAGCCGCGGTAGGCCCCACCGTTGATGGATACGACTAACGGTAGTCCGCTCTGGTAGCGGTGGATTCCGCTGAACTGCCATCCGCCGACGATCTTGTCGAGGATGGAGTTGTTGTTGAGCAACGGCTTGCCCTTGCCGAACGGAAGTTCAAACAGGTAGTTGAACACGAACACATGCGGGGCGTTCGTAGCGGAAGTCGCCCGGACCGAACGCGGATCGAATGGGTTCTGGAGAACATTGTTCAACAAGCTGTTACCGCTCAGGTCGTCAGACGCCGTTGTGATCAGTTTCGACCATGTGTACGACGCCATGAACTGGAATCCGGCCGCAAAGCGCCGTTCGACGCGGAGGTTCATCGCGTTGTACCAGCTTTGTCCGAGAGCTTCCATCCCACTGTTGATCCGGTTGTACTGCGGGAACGGCCGCAGTGCCTGGGCTACGCTGCCGTTGAATCCGGCGTAAACAGCATCGCCATTCGCCGGAAGGGTGACGCCGACGCTGGTCGCGTATGCGCGGTCCGTAGCATCAACGGCGTTGATGTTCTTGTTGAGTAGATCGTTCCCAAGTTTGAGAACGTTCAACGGTGCCGCATTCACCCGGAGCAGGTTAGAGCGGAGCCGCGTGCCCTTGTTTCCAATGTAGGCTGCGGTAGCAACGAAATTGCCGGGCAATTCGCGCTGCACGTCAAGATTCCACTGTACTGTGCGCCCGGTTTTTGCGTCCGTCTGGAAGTACTCCACGTCCGAGCCGATGTACTGACCATTCGGATCGGTGATTGGAGCATTCGGCAAGCCGCTCAAGTAGACGCCCGGTGTCATCCAGCCGAGGCCGCCAAATCCGCCCCAGTTCGGCTCGAGGTAGCGAGCTGCACGGTAACCCTGCTGGCCTCCACCGGCACCATAGAGGAATGGCGAGTAGTAGATGCCCATGCCGCCGCGCAGGACGGTCTTGTTGTCGAGTGAGTACGCCAAACCGAATCGCGGAGCGAAGTTGGTCTTATCGGTTTCCATCAATCCGCGGTTGCCGGACTGCGTCGCACTTACGAGCGCACCCGGGCGGTTGACGTCAGGATTGGCCGCTGTCGGGTCAAACGCACGATAAAAATCGTGTGCTTCCGTACGGGGTAGCTGAAGTTCGTAACGGAGGCCGAGGTTCAGAGTCAGTCGTTGTGTGACCCTGAAATCGTCGTTCACGAATCCTGCCCAGGTTTTATACCGATACGCTGGTTTGTCGCTGGTGATGGTGACCCACGTTTGGCGGGATGCGCCGGTCGCGAGGCTAGCCATATTCCAGCCGGAAAGGGTGGAGAAGTCGTTGCCCCTGGTCTGTTCGCCAGAGAAGGAGAAGTGTCCTCCGTTATCGAAGTTCTGGAACATGTTGAGCTGTTGAATGCGCAGCTCACCACCGAACTTGAAGGTGTGTTTACCTGTGGACCAGCTGACGGTGTCGTTGATCTGCACCATGTTGTCGCCCATCTGGTCGTGCCACCAGGTGGAGCCGATGCCCTGAGCTGCGCGAGGATCAGTGAGGTCGCCGCCGGCAAGGATGCCGGGATCCCAGAACTCGACCATGGGGAACGTCAGGTTCGCGGTTGCACCAGGAGGCATCCCGAGAGTGCGGGGGTCGAATCCGTACGTAGAGTTCTTGTTCTCCACGTACACGCGGTTCCAGCCGATATTGAAGTGATTGAGCATGGTGGGACTGATGGTGTAGTCGTGCTGTGCGCGAGCATAGTGCGACTTGAACGCCTGGTCCCATACACCGGTCGCAATTGCCGGACTCGGCATGCGCGGGAATCCGCCCTTGATCGATGGCTGATTACGGTAGCTATAGCTGACAGAGAGGCGCTGCTTATCGGTCAATATCTGATCGATTTTCACAACCTCGCTATCCATGTTGATCGGGGCCGAACTGTTGGCGAGATAGTTGTGGAACACGCCGGACCCAGTCGGAGTGGGGTAGCTCTTCAAGATGTTGAGCCCCACTGGATCGAGTAGTGCGCCGCCGTTGTAAAGGTCGAGGCGGTTGCCAGTAATCGCTGCGGCCGGTGTGCGCAGGTTCGGATCCTGATGGGGGTTATAGATCAGCACTGGGTTCCCGCCGTTGATGCGGAGAACGTCGGGATCAGTGAGCAACTCGGAGAAGTCGCCGGTGCGCATCTTCGCAGTTGGAATGGTGATATATCGATTCTCAGACTTGGTGTTGCGATAACCGTTGTAGTTGAAGAAGAAGAAGGTCTTGTTGCGACCGTCGTAGATCTTTGGGATATACACCGGGCCGCCGAGATTGAAACCGAAATCGTTCTGGCGATCGCGGCCCTTGCGGAGTCCTTGATTGTTATTGTTCCAACTATTCGCGTTCAAGGCTTCATTCCGAAACAGTTCGTAGACCTCACCGTGAATTTTGTTGGTTCCCGATTTGAGGGTCAGGTTCACGACTCCGGCAGATGAGTTTCCGAATTCGGCGGAGTAGCTGGAGGTGTTATAGGTAAACTCCTGGAAAGCGTTTGGTCCAGGGGCAACCTCGGTGAAGAAACTTCCGTTCTGGGCACGACGGGTGTTGGCACCGTCGATGAGAATCTCAGCACCGAGAGCTTGGCCGCCATTCACGCGGAAGCTCGTGGCGTTCTGCTGGCTTCCGTTATCTGACGAAGTGACGTTGCTGTCCAGGAAGATGAATGCCAGTGGGCTGCGTCCGGCGTAATCGGACTGTACCTGCAGAGGCATTTCCCGGACCTGGCGTTCCGTGACGTTGGTCTGCATCGTGGCGTTTTCGGTTTGAATCGCCTGCACTTCGCCTTCGACGTTCACGGTTTCACTGGCCGCGCCGACGGTCAGGGTAATGTTCACGCTCTGCACGACACCGACAGCGATTTTGACGTTGTCGTAGGTCGTTTTCTTGAACCCGGGCGCTTCGGCGCTCAACGTCCAGGTGCTTGCTTTCAACTCCGGCAATTGATACGAGCCGGAAGCCGAACTGGTTGTTGTACGGGTTTCTCCTGTCGCCTGATCTACGGCTGAGATCTTGGCGTTTGCCACCATGGCACCAGTGCTGTCTTGCACTGTGCCGGTGATCGACCCACGGTCGCTCTGTGCATTTGTGGTGAGGCACAGGGCAGCCATGAGGCCCAGGAGCAGAAGCACACGGCAACTGCGAATGTACATGGGAATCTCCGAATGTTGGGGGATGGAATCGTGTTGTGAGCGAAACGGCATGCTAAAAGCCCCGCAAGGTTCAAACGGCAAGTGGCCGGAGCCCAAAAACTCGAGCTCAGAGAATGTAAACGCTTACATTTTCAAATGTAACCGTTTACATCACGGTCTCAAGAGGAATACACTTCTACTTCCGAGCAGAACTGATGTCAAGCAGAATTTGTATAAAGGCTACCCTTGACGTGGAGAACGGATGAACATCAAAGCGGTTGCCGCCAAAGCCGGGGTATCGATCGCGACGGTCTCCAGGACCATCAACGGTCATGCTTCTGTTACTCCGGAGACGGCGGAAAACGTGTTGCGTGCCATTCGCGCGCTCGGGTATTACCCCAATCGGCAGGCACGCACACTTGCTTCCGGACGCAGCCATACTTTTGGACTCATTATCTCGGATATCGCTAATCCATTTTTCCCCGAATTAGTAAAAAGCTTCGAGACTACCGCACTGTCACACAACTATGACGTTACCGTGTTCAATACGAGTTACGACTCACATCGTCTGCGTACTTCCATCGAGCGCATGCTGGAGCGCCGGGTGGATGGCGTAGCGGTCATGACCTCGGAATTCGACCGTCGAGTGTTGGGAGAGCTTTCTCGGCGCGGAGTGCCGATAGTGTTCCTGGACGTGGGAACGGTGCAGTCGCGCATCAGCAATATTCTCGTGGATTACGAAAAAGGAATCCGTGAAGCTGTCCAGCACGTGAGCGAGTTAGGGCACCAGAAGATCGCGTTCATCTCCGGTCCGTTACAGCTGAAGTCAGCCGGAATCCGCTGGCGCGCCATGCAGAAGTGCATGCATGATTGCGGACTGCAGATTCCGTCGCGCTTCATGCGAGAGGCGAATCACCGTGTGGATGGCGGGCAGATTGCGATGGCCGATCTACTGAACCAAAAAGACCCGCCGACGGCGGTTCTTGCGTCGAATGACCTTACTGCTATCGGAGCGATGAAGGCGATTTATCGAAAAGGGTTGCGAGTTCCCGATGACCTCTCGATCATAGGATTCGACGATATCGAACTTTGCGAATTTATGAATCCTCCGCTGACGACCGTGCGCCTGTCGCGCGAAGAGATAGGCCGTCATGCCTGCGGTGCGCTGCTGAAGGTAGTGGAAGAAGGCGAGATTCAGGGACAGGAACTCAGCGTCTCTACAGAATTGGTCTTGAGAGGTTCGACGGCTCCTCTGGAAACAAGGAAGAAGAGCAAGAGAACAGCCCCCAACCAATAGGAGTTGGAGCCTTCGAACGGATGCGCGTAATTGCGATTCCCAACTTGGACATTGACAAGCGTCGTGAGCAGCACAAACAATCTGCCCCATGTAGTGGACATGGTGCATTGTCATGCGAAAACCGTTTCGATGGATGTTCGCGTCAGTAACATTGCTGTCATTGCTGTTCGGCGTATCCATGATGTGCAGCGCGCAGGTTGCGAAAAAGAGCAACTTGCCCAGCGGGAAATCTCGTCCCTTAGATCAATTGGTGAAGGCGGTTGATCAGCGCGGAAGCGACACGATGTTGAGCGGCTACGTCGCCTTCATTATGGGCGTCGCTCAGAACTACTTTGAAATGGTTCCGGCGAAGGCGATCGCCTTGCAGAGCGGTCCGGAACGCTCGAAGTTATTATGCCTCGTCCGAAAGCAGCAACAGGTCACCGTGCTGATGATCGAAACGCTCGGAAACGATATTACGGCGTTTGCAACAACGCCGGATGGGGTGCTCAAGCGGGCGGCCCGCGGTATGAAATATCAAGAGTTCGACAACATTCCCTGGAACCTGGCGTTAAAGTCGTTTGAATCGGAGAAGAAATTCTGGCTGGAGCAGACGAACGCCAACGAGAATAGCCGTAAAAAACAGTAGCAATACGCGGCTGCTATAGCCAGCAAACGCCTGCTGCGGCGGCATGAACATGCATGTTATCTCGTACCTTTATGGTTTACACGTAACCCGCAAAGGTGTTCCAAAACGGAACTTAACACACCCCCGGTTGATGTAGCTCACATAGGCTGGGTTAGAACTGTGATTCAATCCTCAATGGTTACCCCATCTCCTAGGTTCGAAGCGCACCGGCTCAGGGCCTGATCAAACTGGGCCCGCGGACGCCGTGCCTGTTCCCCGCAGGGTGCTGCGTTTGTGACTGCGCTTGCGAGCGTAGTATGAACGTCCGCTCGTTTCTGTGCTGGATTCTGTGTCTATCCTTTCTGTTAACCCAAGACGGCTTTGCGCAGCTCCCGCAAAATATCGTTGGTGACGGGAAGACCAAGACAAACGTCGACGTAAAGGGAAGCATCACCGACGTTACCACTGAAACCATTCGTGGTGCGAACGCGTTTAACTCCTTCAGCTACTTCAATGTAGCCTCCGGTAATACAGTCAACTTGTTCTTGCCCACGGGCACGGACAACCTGTTGAACCTGATCAATTCCCAGAGCACCATCGACGGACTCCTAAATTCCATCAAGAACGGCCAAATTGGCGGGAACGTCTTCTTCATTAACCCATACGGCGTCATCATCGGCACCAGTGGTGTCATCAATGCCGGGTCTCTGGTGATTGTGACCCCTACAGCCAGCTTCACGGACCAGTTTTTCCGGTCCGTTGACGATCCTTCGGACGAAGCTACTGCCGCCATACTGGACGGTACCGTACCGATCAGTTCGGATGGGTTGATCGTTGTACGCGGAAAGATCAATGCCCTCAGCAATATCAGGCTTGCTGCGGGAACTGTAACGAACTCCGGCGCGATCGATTCAGGAGCGGTATACGTCGTTACCAAGCCGGATTTCAGCGATGTAGTGAACATGAACGGACTCCAGGATGGAACGGGGCTCAGCATTGTAGGCGGGAACATCGAGATCGTAGGAACTGAGAAAATTGAGGCGGGCGGCACGATCAGTACTCGAAAGCTGGGAGCTTCGGGACAATCCACCGGCAATTCGGGGAACCTTGCGATCTCCGCTCCAACGATCAATGTGAACGATGGCGCTTCACTTCTGGCGGGTGTCAACAACCAAGGCGGTACCAGCTACATCGGCGGCAACGTGTTGCTGCAGGCTAAAGAGAGAATCATAAGCAGCTTCGAGATGAGCATTGCCGACGTCTTCCAGAACCAGAGGAGCGACACCAAGATTACGGTCGGCACTGCGACAATCAATGGCAAAGACGTAACCATCACAGCCGCCTCCGACACTGAAAAGTCCACGACGCTTGAACCTCAAGATATGGAGGATCCAAACGATCCGTCGAAGAACCTGCCTACGATCATTCCGGAAGGACTTTCATTTGTTGTCAGTGAAGCCAAGCAGTTGTTGCCTCCTATTGAGGGTCTAGCGGCGGCGGTGATCTCCCCGGCGAAAGCCGAGATCAACATTGGCGCAGCAAACATTACGGCATCGAACGACGCGAAGATCGAGGCGAAGGCCACCGCAGAGACAACAATCAAAGCGGCTGGCGTGTACGTCTCTTACGGGAAAACAGACGCGACTGCAAAGGTGAACGTCGGCAGTGGTGCGCAGATTACGGCCGGTAATTCACTGACACTGAATGCTGAAACTTCAAACAAGCTCGAAGTCGAAGCCCAGCCGATCACCGGGATGGTACTGAAGTTCGCGGAAAAGGAGCGCACGCAGACCGGGCCGACGATCGCTGTGGCCTATGGGAAAGGCATTTCGACCTCCACGGCTGGCGTTGAATCGGGCGCCACATTGCAGGGCAAGACTGTAATCGTCACTTCAAAGAACGAAAACGAATTCAAAACCAAGGTGGATGCGAAAAGCTATTCGGGAACGACGGCCGGAGGAGCAGCCGGAGTCGCGATTGGTGACTACGATTCGACCAGCCATGCGTATGTAAACGGGTCGGTCACGACGACGCAAGCCCCAACTAGTGCAACCGATACCACGGGCAGCCTGACGGTGAGCGCGACGAGCACGAATAAGACTGAGACAAGCGCGGAAGCCAGTGTGAAGGAAAACAAGAATCCTACAGATGGCGACCAGCAGAAGAATGACAAGTCGATTTCCGATGCCGTTGACAGCAAGAAGACCGATCAAGACGCGGGTGAATCTTCAGCAAAGCTCTCTGCGGCCGGAGCTGTGACGATTGTCAGCAGCAACAACGAAGCGCATGCCTCGATTGGCACAGGTGCAAGCCTTGTTGCACTGGGGGATTTCAATCTGAACTCCCTGGCAAGCGAAGAGATTACGGTGAAGACGAAGGCGGAATCGTCCGAAGCGTCGCTCTCTGTTGGCGGAGCTGTTGCCATCACGAACTATACGAACACGGCGGAAAGCGTGATCGGCAGTGGCGCCGAGGTGGATGCAGGACGGAATCTCGGAGTCAAAGCCGATGCGAACGTAGTGAATCCGAACATCGATTTCCTGATGGACCTGGCTTTGGGCGGGGACTTCGATAAGGATCGTGCGCTTGAGCTAGGTAAGGATATCCTCACCAACTTTATCGAGAATCTCGTGAGTTCGGACGAGAAAGGCTGGAAGGGCAAGCTCTGGGATGCGACCAAAAGCACTTTCTTCGACACTTTCCTCAATACGCAGGTTGAGAGCACCGGTGCGGCGAGTGCGAGCGGAGGGCTCGGCATCGGAGGCAACGCCGAATTCCTGACCATAAACAACAAGGCGACTGCTGCAATCGACTCCGCCAGCATTAATCAGAAGTCGCAGTACAGAAATGATTCGCAACTGGTGGCACTAACAGCGAACGGTCACGTACGCACAGGCAATTCTGCCGGAGTGAGCACCGAGACCGAGCAAGAGAATCAAAGCGGCAGTGGTTCCGGAAGCGGTTCTGGCAGCAGTTCCGGGACCAGTGTCGGTATCGGTGGCTCCTACAGCGAAGCGAACTACACCAATACCGTAAAGGCGTATATCGCCGACGGCGCGAAGGTCGCTGGAAGCGGGCTCGACGTAAAGGCGAACTCCTCGAATCTGTTTGTGAACTGGGCGAGTGCCGGATCTGAAGGACAATCCATTGGGATCTCTGGCGTGTTTGGCAAGTTCACCCTGAACAACACCACGGATGCACATATTGAGGAGGGAGCAACCGTAGATGTTTCGACATCTGCGCCGGGCGCCAATGCAGACGTGAACGTCGAAGCCCACAGTGAAAACTACGGTCTGTTTGCGCAGGGTGTCACGAGTTCTGCCAGCACGTTTGGGCTTGGTGCTTCGGTTGGAGTGAATAAGGTCACCGACCTGACGACCGCCTACATCGGTAACACGACCGGCGACGTGACCGCAGGTGGCACGATTACGGCAGATAACGTGCTGGTGAATGCTATTTCGAAGGAGCGCTTCTTTGGTCTGGCTTACGGCTACATGGCGACGAAAGAGGATTCGCAGGCCGATAAGAAGGATGCAAAGGAGGGCGGCGGAAAAGGATATGGGTTCGGTATCTCCGGGAACATAGTTCTGAACACATTGATTCAGACCGTCGACTCCCATATTTCCGATGCCGATGTTACAGCGCGAAAGAATCTGAATGTGAAAGCAGCGACGGAGTCCTTATTTGCGGGGCTCTCCGGCACGCTGATAACGACGAGTTCGGGCGGCCTTACCGGCGCATACAGCCAGAACACCCAAACGCGCACCACCAAGGCTTACCTGGACAGCGCACTCATCCACGCCGTCGATGTAGCCGTTAAGGCTGAGTCGAAGGACCTGTTCTTTGCCGTGTCGGCTGGAGGTTCGTTCTCTGGCAAATACGTCAATGTTGCAGGGTCGGTGAACAACAACTCGATTACCAATATTACGACGGCAGCGATCGACGACAAATCCGACGTCACTCCGACGGGCACGCTTGCCGTGGAT
This genomic interval carries:
- a CDS encoding TonB-dependent receptor yields the protein MYIRSCRVLLLLGLMAALCLTTNAQSDRGSITGTVQDSTGAMVANAKISAVDQATGETRTTTSSASGSYQLPELKASTWTLSAEAPGFKKTTYDNVKIAVGVVQSVNITLTVGAASETVNVEGEVQAIQTENATMQTNVTERQVREMPLQVQSDYAGRSPLAFIFLDSNVTSSDNGSQQNATSFRVNGGQALGAEILIDGANTRRAQNGSFFTEVAPGPNAFQEFTYNTSSYSAEFGNSSAGVVNLTLKSGTNKIHGEVYELFRNEALNANSWNNNNQGLRKGRDRQNDFGFNLGGPVYIPKIYDGRNKTFFFFNYNGYRNTKSENRYITIPTAKMRTGDFSELLTDPDVLRINGGNPVLIYNPHQDPNLRTPAAAITGNRLDLYNGGALLDPVGLNILKSYPTPTGSGVFHNYLANSSAPINMDSEVVKIDQILTDKQRLSVSYSYRNQPSIKGGFPRMPSPAIATGVWDQAFKSHYARAQHDYTISPTMLNHFNIGWNRVYVENKNSTYGFDPRTLGMPPGATANLTFPMVEFWDPGILAGGDLTDPRAAQGIGSTWWHDQMGDNMVQINDTVSWSTGKHTFKFGGELRIQQLNMFQNFDNGGHFSFSGEQTRGNDFSTLSGWNMASLATGASRQTWVTITSDKPAYRYKTWAGFVNDDFRVTQRLTLNLGLRYELQLPRTEAHDFYRAFDPTAANPDVNRPGALVSATQSGNRGLMETDKTNFAPRFGLAYSLDNKTVLRGGMGIYYSPFLYGAGGGQQGYRAARYLEPNWGGFGGLGWMTPGVYLSGLPNAPITDPNGQYIGSDVEYFQTDAKTGRTVQWNLDVQRELPGNFVATAAYIGNKGTRLRSNLLRVNAAPLNVLKLGNDLLNKNINAVDATDRAYATSVGVTLPANGDAVYAGFNGSVAQALRPFPQYNRINSGMEALGQSWYNAMNLRVERRFAAGFQFMASYTWSKLITTASDDLSGNSLLNNVLQNPFDPRSVRATSATNAPHVFVFNYLFELPFGKGKPLLNNNSILDKIVGGWQFSGIHRYQSGLPLVVSINGGAYRGFLDMVGYYGNLRPNLTGQNPVQSYNATGATVDVLNPAAFSAPPQYTNCPGGCVIGNAAYAAYYNRDPNVWFGTAPAVLGNTVLPYYSENFSLLKKVSVTEGMFAEIGAEFFNPFNRHRYWMPDSNLDGFNNGNPTNGNFGVSSVQDDPRVIQLRVRFVF
- a CDS encoding LacI family DNA-binding transcriptional regulator, producing MNIKAVAAKAGVSIATVSRTINGHASVTPETAENVLRAIRALGYYPNRQARTLASGRSHTFGLIISDIANPFFPELVKSFETTALSHNYDVTVFNTSYDSHRLRTSIERMLERRVDGVAVMTSEFDRRVLGELSRRGVPIVFLDVGTVQSRISNILVDYEKGIREAVQHVSELGHQKIAFISGPLQLKSAGIRWRAMQKCMHDCGLQIPSRFMREANHRVDGGQIAMADLLNQKDPPTAVLASNDLTAIGAMKAIYRKGLRVPDDLSIIGFDDIELCEFMNPPLTTVRLSREEIGRHACGALLKVVEEGEIQGQELSVSTELVLRGSTAPLETRKKSKRTAPNQ